TCGGCGCATCCCACTGCTGGCCGGTTTTAACCGTCGTGGTCACAATACCGCCCGGTTTCAGCAGTTGCGCACGCGTTGCCGCCGCCACTTTCTCGGCGCGATCCTGCGCGGCCGCTTTGACATACAGCGGGAACAGCGCGGCGGCGGTCAGCTGATCGCGCACCTTATTGGTTTTCAGATCGTAATCCGCGTACCAGCCATGTTTCGCATTCCACAGATGGGTTTCAATCGCCTGCTGACGCTGGCTGGCGAGCGATTCATAGCGGGCGGCACCCGCGCTGTCGCCTGCGGCTTTGCTGGCGCGCGCGAGGGTTTTTTCCATCTGGAACAGCAGGGCGTTAAGATCGACAGGCACGATACTGGTGGTGCGGATAGAGCCAAGCTGCTGCGGATTATCCATCCAGCGCGAGCTGAAATCCCAGCCGGACGCCGCGCCCGCGCGCAGATCGCGGTAGATGTCAGTCGCCGGGCGATCCGGGTTATTTTTGGCGGTGGTTACGTCATCAAGCCAGGATTCGGTACGCGGCGCGTCGCGATCGTCCCAGTAGCGGTTCAGCACCGCGCCATCTTTCAGTTTCACCACGCGCTCGTGGGCATCGCCTGGTGCCAGATTTTCGCTGCCTTCCATCCAGTAGGCGTACTCTTTCTGCAACTGCGGCAGATATTTCTTCAGCGTCTCGTCGCCGCCTTCATGGGTCGCCAGCAGTTCGACCATAAACGCGAAGAACGGCGGCTGGGAGCGGCTTAAATAGTAGCTGCGGTTGCCGTTCGGAATATGGCCCCAGGCGTCGATTTCATGGGCGAAGTTATCGACCATATCCTGCACTTTATCCCAGTGATTGCTCTCGGCGAGCCCCAGCATAGTGAAGTAGGTGTCCCAGTAATAGACCTCGCGGAAACGCCCGCCCGGCACCACGTAAGGCTTCGGCAGCGGCAGCAGGGAATCCCATTTGCTGGCGGAATCGGTCGAGCGCGTCAGCACCGGCCACAGGCCGTCGATATGCTCGCGCAGGCTTTGTCCGGCTGGCGGAACATAGGCTTCGCCTTTTTGCGGCAGGGTAAAGTTCAGCTCAACGAAATGGCGCAGGTCAAAGCCCGACTGGTTACGCTGCATGCGGTAATCGGCCAGGATCATCAAAGGATCGCTGTTCGGCACCGCGTCGGCGAACGTTTTCTGATCGGGGAACAGTTTGGCGCTCTGTACATCCGTAAACAGCGGGCCGAGAAGCTGGTCCGGTGATTGCGGCGCGGGGCGCTCTGCGCCAGACGGCTCTTCTGCGCTGGCGGGCAGGGTGGAGAACGCCAGCAGCGCGCCGCTAAGGGCGACCTGAATGGCGAAAAACAGCGTCCGGGGACGGCGCGTGACGGGTTGTGACATCAATGAATTCTCCTTAAGGGGCGCAGCGCACACCACTGCGAATCAACCATATGAAAACCTTAGACGAATATTCCCGTTTCGAGCGCACGTAAACGGGAAATTTCTGTTTTTCGCGTTCGGTTAAGCTGCTGTTTACATCATCCGTTAAGCAGCGCCAGCGTCGCCGGTTGCGCGCGGGCCAGCAGGGCGACGGCTTCGTCCGCCGAGCGAAGATTGGCGTAGCCGATAATCAGCCCGTAGCGTTTATCGGGCCGCCGGTACCAGGGCGACAGCGCGCTGACCTGCAACTGGTGCTGGTGCCAGAGGCGGGCAAGCGCCTCATCGCAGGTAGCGGTTTTCAGATACGCCACCACGTGCATCCCGCCATCTTCCAGCGGCGTTTTGAACACGCCAGGGTAAACCGCGTGCAGCGCCGCGATAGCCATCGTGCGCCGCTGCTGGTAGAGCGCGCGCATTTTCCGCAGATGAGTGTAAAACTCACCGCCGGTCAGAAACGCGGCGAGGATCTTCTGTATCAGCAGCGGCTGCCCGCCCGTCAGCAGCGCGCCGTGTTCAAGAAAGGCGTGGCGCGCCGCGCGCGGCATCACCAGATAACCGATACGCACCGACGGCATAATGGTTTTACTGAAGGTGCCGAAGTAAACGACCCGGTCATCGGTGTCGAGGCTTTTCAGCGATGGCAGTACGTTGCGGGTGAAGTGAAACTCGCCGTCATAATCATCTTCCACAATCCATGCGTTATGGCGCGACGCCCACGCCAGCAACTGCTGTTTTCGCGGCAGTGACAGCGACACGCCAAGCGGGCTGTGGTGCGTTGGCGTGACAAACGCGAGCCGGGCGTCCGGGTGGTGATGTTGCAGATAGTCCACATCCATGCCCTCGTTATCCACCGGTATGGCGTGCAGATTCGGCGTGAGCGTTTTCAGCAGCCGCTGACCGAGAAAATAGGCAGGATCTTCCATTGCCACGCTCTCACCCGCGCCGAGCAACGCCTGGACCGTGAGCAGCAGATTGCCGCGATAGCCATTGGTGATAAAAATATCGTCAGCGGTACACGTCACGCCGCGTGACAGCGTCAGATAGCTCGCGATCGCCGCGCGCAGTGGCGCGTAGCCTGCAACTGGCGGGTTCACCATCTCTTCGGGGCGCATGGCGCGCGTCGCTCTTGCGCTCAGGAGCAGCCACTTTTTATAAGGAAACTGATCCAGCGACGGCAGACCGGGGCGCAGAAACCCTTCATGCTCGTTAAGCGCCAGCAGATCGTTGTTATCGCCTGGGCGGACGGGCGCTGGCTCTGCCACGCGCGGCGGCACCGTGAGCGCCGGATTCACCAGCGTACCCTGCGGGCCGCGGCTCACCAGATACCCTTCACCCACCAGCACCGCGTAGGCCGCCTCCACCGTTTTCTTCGCCACCTGGAGTTCCTGCGCCAGCACGCGGATGGACGGTACCCGGTCGCCGGGCTTCAGAAGCCCGTCGTGGATATTCTGGCGATAGCGCTGATAAATTTCACGATAACCCGGTTTCATGTCCTGCCTTATTTCACGGTTTATGACCCTTTTGACTATGTCATGGCGCCGTATGATAGACGAGAAGAATTTGACACGCTCCGCACCGCGCGGGGTGATTTCTCTTGTGATGTAAGGAGTTTCCATGAGTACGCGCGTGAACCATTATCAGACCATTCCGGCGCTGGTTAACACCCTGATGAACGCCAGCGCGGCGCTGAAAAAAAGCAGCCTGACGCCAACGCTTAAACAGCTGATCGACATGCGCGCTTCGCAGCTCAACGGCTGCGCGTTTTGCGTTGATATGCACGCGAAAGAGGCGAAGATGGCGGGCGAGCGTGAACTGCGCCTGTACCATCTGCCGGTATGGCGAGAATCGCCGCTGTTCAGCGCGAAGGAGAAAGCGGCGCTGACCTTAACGGAAGCGATAACGCATATCAGAGAAGAAGGGATCAGCGATGCGGTTTATCAACAGGCGCGTGAGCATTTCTCTGAAACGGAGATCGCAGAGATCGCGTTTGCCGTTGCCATCATCAATAGCTGGAACCGTCTGCAACTGGTGTCGCAAATGGCACCCGGCAGCCAGGACGCGGCGTTTGGTCTGGATCGCGCCGGTCTTGAATAACGCTGTTTTTAACCTTTTGAAAAGCCCGCCTGCGCGGGCTTTTTTTATGGGCGCGGTGGGCAGATAGTGCAGGAGGCAGCGAAAAGGGATTGATTTTTAATCACATAGCGGACCACTCATCGCAGGCCGCGTCTCGCCTGCAACTTAAGTAAAACCGATTAAAAAATCTACTGGATATTTAAACAGGTGCCTGTATACTATTTCTACAAAGCACCAGGTGTTGTTGTAATTGAGTTAGTGAATGAGTGGTGAAACCTATGATGATTCCGCTGGAAAATCTTAATGCTCAGGATCAATCGGTCACAATGAGCAGCCGTGAAATCGCGACGTTAACAGGGATTGCCCACAGTGAAGTGAAGCGCATGATTAAAAGCCTGGAAACTGCGCAGCGCCTGTCCCAGCCTATCGGCATTAATCTGTACGAACGGGAAGGGGAGATGCGTCAGGAGTTCTTACTGAATAAACGCGACTCGCTGCTGACGGTGGCGCGCATTTCGCCCGCCTTTACCGCCGAAATGCTCGATCGCTGGCAGGAACGCGAACGTAACGCCAGCCTGCCGGACTTTACCAACCCGGCCGCCGCCGCGCGCGCCTGGGCCGAGCAGTATGAAAAGCGTCAGCGGGCGGAGCAGCAGCTGGCTCTCTTCGCCCCTAAAGCCGAGTTCTTCGATCGTTTCGTGCAGGTCGACGAGTCGCTTGGCTTTCGCCAGCTGTGCAAAATGCTGAAGGTGAAGGAGCCGGAATTCCGCCAGTTTCTGCTGGAGCGCAACATTATGCAGCGCGCCAACGGTACGCTGGTGCCGCAGCACCACCACCTGCAGGCGGGTTACTTTACGCTGCGCTCCGGTGTGGGCGAAAACCTGCACACCTTCGCCCAACCGCGCTTTACCGCGCGCGGCGTGAAATGGGTGGCGAGCCTGTGGGCCGCTCATCTCGCCGCACAGACCAACGGTGCCGCGGCCTGACGGCCCGGCGCACCGTGAGCGTCCGGCAGCGTCTTGATTCGCTTTTCGCCTGCGGTTATTTGCGGGGTTTAGCGGACAAGAGAGACGCGCCGGATGGCTGTTTCCTCCGCGTTTATTCCCGTTATCTCTCCGTAAACCCTTCTCTGGCCGACGCGCTTATGCTGACGCGGTAAATATTTTCGCGCCCAGCGCGCGTGCGCATTCCAGGGCGTCGTCAGGCGTACTGAGATCCGGCAGAAACAGCGTTTCGTTGGTGATAACCGGCGCACCGCAGTAATCGAAAATCCCGTGGGCGATTTGCGTGTCCCAGGCCTGGTGATAACCGTGTTTGTCGAACGTTTTTCTGTCCGCGCCGCCGATACTCACCAGATGCACCGGCAGATGCCCCAGTTTTTTGACTACTTTCCCTTCCGGGCTTTCTTCATACGCCCAGCCGTTTGAAAAAACGCGATCGATCCAGCCTTTCAACAGCCCCGGCATCGACCACCAGTACACCGGAAACACCAGTACCAGCGCGTCGGCGTGATTGATACGCGCCTGCTCGCGGGCGACATCTGGCGGCACCGGTGCAGTTTTCATAAACGCGGCGTAATCGTGCTCATTAAAGACAGGGTCGAAGCCTTCGCGTGTGAGATCGGCAATGTCGGCGGTATGACCGCTACCGTCACGGGTAATGCCTTCGGCCAGCACGTGCGCGACGCGGTGGGTCAGAGATGACGCTAACGGATGGGAAACGACGATTAATGCGTGCATATTCACTCCTCCTGCGTTGCCATCGGGTGACGACAGACGTAATCTGATATACTAAAAGTAACCTACCATTGGTAAGTTACTTTTAGTAGGTAATTCTGTCAAGGAGAAACGCCGTGTCTGAAATTCGCACGCGCCAGCGGCTAAGCCGCGATGCGCGCCACACCCAGCTTATTGAAATGGCCTGGCAGATTATTCGTGAAGAGGGCACCGAGGCGCTGACGCTCGGCAGGCTTGCGGAACGGGCGGGCGTCACAAAGCCGGTGGTCTACGATCATTTCACCAGCCGCTCCGGCCTGCTGGCGGCGCTTTATCACGAATATGAAGTGCGCCAGAACCGCAAAATGGATGAGGCGATCGCACGCATTCAACCTGAACTGTTGCCGCTGGCAGCGGTGATCGCCGATGCGTATATCGAATGCGTACTGCTGCAGGGGCGTGAAATGCCAAATGTGATGGCGGCGCTCACCGGCACGCCGGAGCTTGAAAAGCTGCGTCAGGATTACGCGGTGGAATTCATCAGTAAATGCCGCACGCTGTTTGCGCCGCTGCGGGCGGATAACGCCCTGCGTGACGCCGCGCTGTGGGCGATGTTCGGCGCTGCCGAAGGGCTTTCCTGGGCCGTCACGATGGGCGCGATTGATGCCGCACAGGCAAAAGCAGAATTACGCGATGCGATTGTCGGAATGGTAGAGAAGAGATAAGCCGCAAGTGGTGAGCATAACGCTGGCTTTCTCAAAGGCGCATGACATGCCTGTTCGAGGCATGTCGCGATATTCGTAGCACAAAACGAACTTTGCTGGATATAAATACAGCGTTAGGATGGTGTCATTGTGATCTATTTTTAACCACACCCGGCCCCGCATGTTCCTGATTAAAACGCTGTTACTGAGTTTTCTTTGTATCACTCTGCTGTCACTTGCCGCGAGCGTCGGCCAGAAGATGTATCACCATGAGCCACTTTCGCAGCGTGGCTGGTGGGCTGCCCGCAGCGACTCCGCGGGGCTCGCACCGGATCCGAGAAAAAACGCCCGGCTGGCATTGGTGCAGGTTTACGCCGCGCCGACATGGGGCTGGAAAGGCGTGGTCGCGGTCCATCCCTGGATAATCTATAAGCGCGCCGGAGAAACCCATTACACCCGCTATGAAGTGATTAGCTGGGGCGCAGGTAAGAAAGTGCGGCGTAACCAAAACGTGCCGGACGGTTACTGGTATGGCTCGAAACCCCGCCTGTTGGTTGAGCATCGTGGCAAGGAAGCCGAAGCCATGATCCCTCAAATTGAAGCGGCTATCGCCTCCTGGCCGTGGCCAGAGACTTATCGCGTCTGGCCTGGCCCAAACAGCAACACGTTCATCGCCCATATCGGGCGGGAAGTTCCTGCGCTGAAGCTGGATATGCCCGCCAATGCTATCGGCAAAGATTTTCGCTCGCTGCGCCATTTCGTTGGCTTACCGCCGTCAGGACGCGGCGTTCAGGTCTCTGTTTTGGGCGTGGCGGGATTTACGCTGGGCGCGGAAGAGGGGCTTGAAATTAACATTCTGGGGCTGAATATGGGGCTGGATCTCTCGCCACTTAAACTCAGGCTGCCCTTTATTGGCGGAGTGGGAAGCGATAATTTGCAGAAAAACAGGGAAGGCGGCGAGGGATAAACTGTCGTTTACGTATTGGTGAACACGTTCCGGTGATGTTTTGTCCCGGCTTTCTGTCCTGCCGCCGCCGAAAAAATGCGCCCGCAGGCGCATCGTGTTTAGTGCAGGCAGCAGTGCTTATACTTTTTACCGCTGCCGCAAAAGCAGGGATCGTTTCGCCCAGGCTTTTGTTCGGCCACCACCGGCTGCTGCGGCTCAGGCACCGCTTCCGGCTGGGCTATCCAGTAATCATGCAGCGCCAGCGCGGCGGGGCGGATAGCAGCGAAACTCGCTTCGAGTTCTTCCTGGGAGAGCGACTCCAGCTGCGGGAAGTTCTCTTCCTTGCCGTGCAGGGCAATGGCGTCCAGCGCGGGCTGCAGTGATTCCGGCAGTGATGACCAGTCGCCGAGTGCCACGCCGCGCAGATAGCCAAAGCACCACTCTTCCACCACGGTAAATTCCTGGCCTTCGGTCTCGCGCACGCCAAACAGCGGATCGAACTGATCGGGGAATTCCGCGAGACGATCGGCGATATCGTTCATATGCTGGAAGCACAGATCCATAAAGCGGTTCATCTCACGCTTGTTGCTCCAGCGGGGAATGCGGTTTTGACCGCCCCACAGCGCGACCAGCCATTCGCTCGGCTCAATCGTTTTTGGGCCGGAAAGCACGGCGGTCAGCAGGCCATCGAGCTCGGCGACATCGACAATCGAATCCTCGCTGCCATACTTTTCCAGCATCTCGTCAAGCCATTCCAGCTCTTTCTCGGTCAGCGGGCCTTCTTTCATCATGTTGCCTCCTCGGCGCTTAGGTCCAGGACTGGCAGTGTAAACACTTACCCTGTCCCTTTAGTCATCAATCTGTTAACCGCGGCGTTATCCGCTAAAGATACGACGCGCTTAAAACGGGTATTCAGGACGAAAAGAAAAATCCACGCCAGAGCGTGGATTTTACATTCTCAGTCAGCTTTATGAGATGGAACACCACCCCACACGCGAAAAGAAATGGTCAGACGTTGAACAGGAAGTTCATGATATCGCCATCTTTGACGATGTAATCTTTGCCTTCGGCACGCATTTTACCGGCTTCTTTCGCGCCCTGTTCGCCTTTGTAAGCGATGAAATCGTCATAAGCGATGGTTTGCGCGCGGATAAAGCCTTTTTCGAAATCGGTGTGGATTTTACCCGCCGCCTGCGGGGCGGTGGCACCGACAGGAATGGTCCAGGCGCGCACTTCTTTCACGCCAGCGGTGAAATACGTCTGCAGGTTCAGCAGCGCGTAACCGGCGCGGATCACGCGGTTCAGGCCCGGCTCTTCGAGGCCCAGCTCCTGCATAAACTCATCGCGCTCTTCATCGTCAAGCTCAGCGATATCCGCTTCCACGGCGGCGCACACCGGCACAACCACAGAGCCTTCTTTCGCGGCGATTTCACGCACCTGATCCAGGAACGGGTTGTTCTCGAAACCGTCTTCGTTGACGTTCGCGATGTACATGGTCGGCTTGAGCGTCAGGAAGCTCAGGTATTTGATGAGATCTTTCTCTTCTTTGCTCAGATCCAGCGCGCGCAGCATACCGGCGTTCTCAAGCTGCGGCAGGCATTTTTCCAGTACGGCCAGCTCGGCTTTGGCGTCTTTATCGCCGCCTTTGGCTTTCTTGGAGATACGATGAATCGCACGCTCGCAGGTATCGAGGTCAGAAAGCGCCAGCTCGGTATTGATGGTGTCGATATCTTCAGCCGGGTTTACTTTGCCCGCGACGTGGATGATGTTGTCGTTTTCAAAGCAGCGCACCACGTGGCCGATAGCTTCGGTTTCGCGGATGTTGGTCAGGAACTGGTTGCCCAGACCTTCGCCTTTGGACGCGCCCTTCACCAGACCGGCGATATCTACAAATTCCATCGTGGTCGGCAGAATACGCTGCGGCTTGACGATCTCGGCGATTTTATCCAGACGCGGATCGGGCATAGGCACGACGCCGGTGTTCGGCTCAATGGTACAGAACGGGAAGTTCGCCGCCTCAATACCTGCTTTGGTCAGCGCATTGAACAGAGTGGATTTACCGACGTTCGGCAAGCCGACGATACCGCATTTGAATCCCATGGTTTACATTACCTTAATTGCTTGTTTATCAGAGGGTTAAAATTAACCCGATGATGAGAAATGGTGTTATTTGGCTATTATACACGTAACGGGCGCGCAACGGGGGAGAAATCGCCCTTATGCCGCGCCGCCACGCGGTTTATTGCGCTTTAAAACTGTGCAGACGGTTAGTGGCTTTGGTTAAGCCGTCCTGCAGCCAGATTTCGGTGCAGCGCGCCGCTTCGTCCACGGCCTCGTCAATCAGCTTTTGCTCGCTTACTGGCGGTTTGCCAAGCACAAAGCCGACAACTTTGTTTTTATCACCCGGATGACCAATGCCCAGCCGTAAGCGATGAAAATTAGGGTTATTCCCCAGCTTGCTGATGATGTCTTTCAGGCCGTTATGACCGCCATGACCGCCGCCTAATTTGAACTTCGCCACGCCTGGCGGCAGATCGAGTTCATCGTGCGCCACCAGAATTTCATCCGGCGCGATACGGTAAAACGTGGCCATCGCCGCCACGGCTTTGCCGCTCAGGTTCATAAAAGTGGTCGGCACCAGCAGGCGCACATCGTTGCCGTTCACGTTGATGCGTGAGGTATAGCCGAAAAATTTGGCTTCTTCTTTCAGCGGGGCGCGAAAGCGATCCGCCAGCAGATCTACATACCATGCGCCCGCGTTATGTCGGGTGGCGGCATATTCCGCGCCGGGGTTCGCCAGCCCGACTATCAGTTTAATCGTCACGTTACTGTTCCTGAAAACACCTGTTTGCGGCGTAGTTTACTGTGGTGTCGCGCAGATCACAAAACCGCGTCGCACCGATGAACGGAAATCAATAATAACAATCATGAATAATTAGATTTTCATGTAATTCATTGGCTTATTTGTAAAGTTTCGTCCAGAGAAAGTTCATAATTGTGATCCCCGGCGCAACCCGCATTTATAAGCGTTGCCTATACTTTACACATAAATAACAGGGATACTTTCCCGCCCATTCTTCCGGAGGTGACTATGAAACGCAAAAACGCGTCGTTGCTCGGCAATTTCTTGATGGGGCTGGGGTTAGTGGTCATGGTTGGCGGGGTCGGTTACTCCATTCTCAACCAGCTGCCGCAGCTAAACCTGCCGCAGTTTTTCGCGCATGGCGCGGTATTAAGTATCTTCGTCGGGGCCGTGTTATGGCTGGCAGGCGCCCGCGTTGGTGGTCATGAACAAGTGTGCGATCGTTA
This sequence is a window from Cronobacter sakazakii. Protein-coding genes within it:
- the ychF gene encoding redox-regulated ATPase YchF, with translation MGFKCGIVGLPNVGKSTLFNALTKAGIEAANFPFCTIEPNTGVVPMPDPRLDKIAEIVKPQRILPTTMEFVDIAGLVKGASKGEGLGNQFLTNIRETEAIGHVVRCFENDNIIHVAGKVNPAEDIDTINTELALSDLDTCERAIHRISKKAKGGDKDAKAELAVLEKCLPQLENAGMLRALDLSKEEKDLIKYLSFLTLKPTMYIANVNEDGFENNPFLDQVREIAAKEGSVVVPVCAAVEADIAELDDEERDEFMQELGLEEPGLNRVIRAGYALLNLQTYFTAGVKEVRAWTIPVGATAPQAAGKIHTDFEKGFIRAQTIAYDDFIAYKGEQGAKEAGKMRAEGKDYIVKDGDIMNFLFNV
- the pth gene encoding aminoacyl-tRNA hydrolase, translating into MTIKLIVGLANPGAEYAATRHNAGAWYVDLLADRFRAPLKEEAKFFGYTSRINVNGNDVRLLVPTTFMNLSGKAVAAMATFYRIAPDEILVAHDELDLPPGVAKFKLGGGHGGHNGLKDIISKLGNNPNFHRLRLGIGHPGDKNKVVGFVLGKPPVSEQKLIDEAVDEAARCTEIWLQDGLTKATNRLHSFKAQ
- a CDS encoding NAD(P)H-dependent oxidoreductase, with the protein product MHALIVVSHPLASSLTHRVAHVLAEGITRDGSGHTADIADLTREGFDPVFNEHDYAAFMKTAPVPPDVAREQARINHADALVLVFPVYWWSMPGLLKGWIDRVFSNGWAYEESPEGKVVKKLGHLPVHLVSIGGADRKTFDKHGYHQAWDTQIAHGIFDYCGAPVITNETLFLPDLSTPDDALECARALGAKIFTASA
- a CDS encoding carboxymuconolactone decarboxylase family protein, which produces MSTRVNHYQTIPALVNTLMNASAALKKSSLTPTLKQLIDMRASQLNGCAFCVDMHAKEAKMAGERELRLYHLPVWRESPLFSAKEKAALTLTEAITHIREEGISDAVYQQAREHFSETEIAEIAFAVAIINSWNRLQLVSQMAPGSQDAAFGLDRAGLE
- the pdxR gene encoding MocR-like pyridoxine biosynthesis transcription factor PdxR, which gives rise to MKPGYREIYQRYRQNIHDGLLKPGDRVPSIRVLAQELQVAKKTVEAAYAVLVGEGYLVSRGPQGTLVNPALTVPPRVAEPAPVRPGDNNDLLALNEHEGFLRPGLPSLDQFPYKKWLLLSARATRAMRPEEMVNPPVAGYAPLRAAIASYLTLSRGVTCTADDIFITNGYRGNLLLTVQALLGAGESVAMEDPAYFLGQRLLKTLTPNLHAIPVDNEGMDVDYLQHHHPDARLAFVTPTHHSPLGVSLSLPRKQQLLAWASRHNAWIVEDDYDGEFHFTRNVLPSLKSLDTDDRVVYFGTFSKTIMPSVRIGYLVMPRAARHAFLEHGALLTGGQPLLIQKILAAFLTGGEFYTHLRKMRALYQQRRTMAIAALHAVYPGVFKTPLEDGGMHVVAYLKTATCDEALARLWHQHQLQVSALSPWYRRPDKRYGLIIGYANLRSADEAVALLARAQPATLALLNG
- a CDS encoding YecA/YgfB family protein, which translates into the protein MKEGPLTEKELEWLDEMLEKYGSEDSIVDVAELDGLLTAVLSGPKTIEPSEWLVALWGGQNRIPRWSNKREMNRFMDLCFQHMNDIADRLAEFPDQFDPLFGVRETEGQEFTVVEEWCFGYLRGVALGDWSSLPESLQPALDAIALHGKEENFPQLESLSQEELEASFAAIRPAALALHDYWIAQPEAVPEPQQPVVAEQKPGRNDPCFCGSGKKYKHCCLH
- the treA gene encoding alpha,alpha-trehalase, coding for MSQPVTRRPRTLFFAIQVALSGALLAFSTLPASAEEPSGAERPAPQSPDQLLGPLFTDVQSAKLFPDQKTFADAVPNSDPLMILADYRMQRNQSGFDLRHFVELNFTLPQKGEAYVPPAGQSLREHIDGLWPVLTRSTDSASKWDSLLPLPKPYVVPGGRFREVYYWDTYFTMLGLAESNHWDKVQDMVDNFAHEIDAWGHIPNGNRSYYLSRSQPPFFAFMVELLATHEGGDETLKKYLPQLQKEYAYWMEGSENLAPGDAHERVVKLKDGAVLNRYWDDRDAPRTESWLDDVTTAKNNPDRPATDIYRDLRAGAASGWDFSSRWMDNPQQLGSIRTTSIVPVDLNALLFQMEKTLARASKAAGDSAGAARYESLASQRQQAIETHLWNAKHGWYADYDLKTNKVRDQLTAAALFPLYVKAAAQDRAEKVAAATRAQLLKPGGIVTTTVKTGQQWDAPNGWAPLQWVATEGLMNYGQKDLAMDVTWRFLTNVQHTYNREQKLVEKYDVSSTGTGGGGGEYPLQDGFGWTNGVTLKMLDLLCGTEKPCDDVPQTRPGSDHAPQPKQEGKMLSKPAQSSAPAKAETSAPAKTETSAPATTQTPAPAKTDAAAPASNSAPAENAPAAPNSNAQDNAAAQPAPAQ
- a CDS encoding phage antirepressor KilAC domain-containing protein, yielding MMIPLENLNAQDQSVTMSSREIATLTGIAHSEVKRMIKSLETAQRLSQPIGINLYEREGEMRQEFLLNKRDSLLTVARISPAFTAEMLDRWQERERNASLPDFTNPAAAARAWAEQYEKRQRAEQQLALFAPKAEFFDRFVQVDESLGFRQLCKMLKVKEPEFRQFLLERNIMQRANGTLVPQHHHLQAGYFTLRSGVGENLHTFAQPRFTARGVKWVASLWAAHLAAQTNGAAA
- the ychH gene encoding stress-induced protein YchH; amino-acid sequence: MKRKNASLLGNFLMGLGLVVMVGGVGYSILNQLPQLNLPQFFAHGAVLSIFVGAVLWLAGARVGGHEQVCDRYWWVRHYDKRCKRNHHSSS
- a CDS encoding TetR/AcrR family transcriptional regulator; translated protein: MSEIRTRQRLSRDARHTQLIEMAWQIIREEGTEALTLGRLAERAGVTKPVVYDHFTSRSGLLAALYHEYEVRQNRKMDEAIARIQPELLPLAAVIADAYIECVLLQGREMPNVMAALTGTPELEKLRQDYAVEFISKCRTLFAPLRADNALRDAALWAMFGAAEGLSWAVTMGAIDAAQAKAELRDAIVGMVEKR
- a CDS encoding DUF3750 domain-containing protein, whose amino-acid sequence is MFLIKTLLLSFLCITLLSLAASVGQKMYHHEPLSQRGWWAARSDSAGLAPDPRKNARLALVQVYAAPTWGWKGVVAVHPWIIYKRAGETHYTRYEVISWGAGKKVRRNQNVPDGYWYGSKPRLLVEHRGKEAEAMIPQIEAAIASWPWPETYRVWPGPNSNTFIAHIGREVPALKLDMPANAIGKDFRSLRHFVGLPPSGRGVQVSVLGVAGFTLGAEEGLEINILGLNMGLDLSPLKLRLPFIGGVGSDNLQKNREGGEG